Genomic segment of Malania oleifera isolate guangnan ecotype guangnan chromosome 7, ASM2987363v1, whole genome shotgun sequence:
gcagccttacccctgctcttatgcagagaggctgtttccttggactcaaacctGTGACCAGCCgttcacaaaggagcaaccttactatTAATCCAAGGCTTGCACTAGAAAGGGaaataaatacaataaaaaacaaaaagaaaaaaggaaaaacaacGGAGAACAAGGAATCCTCTGAGAATACGAAAGaagcagaaaaaagaaaaagaaaaccacAGTAAAACACTAATAGAGGATGACAGTCAAAACtctttgcaagtctgccaaaGAAACATTTGTTAAAAAACCATGAGCAGCATGCCACAAAGACACAAGGGAAACCACTCTCCCCATACTGAGTATGAAATATTAACCCCCTTAAAAAATTGACATTCCTCTCTAGCCAAATACACCAGGTAATATCATGTAAAGCATTGCGCAACAAAGCTTTCCTCTCCTTTCCAATACCATgccctcaaaaaaaaaaatacaggaaGCATCAAGAGGAGGAGAAACCCAATGCTCCTCAATAACAACTATCTATTCGAAAGAGCTtctcccaccccccccccccccgcccggCCCCCTAAAAAAAGGACACAAACATCAAGCAGGAATGTCTTGTTACGTTTCTGTTTCTGGAAAATCATTAGTATTGATTTTATCAAGGATCACTCATTCATATAATTTCATGTGTAcagggaaaaaaaatttgtagttttcttcatatttttttctgtaatttttttcattttatgttTTCCGTGATGCAATAATTCTCTTCTTTTAAATCATTTGgatccatttttttttaaataaaaaatttgagatGCTTCTGTAAAAACCTTCTCCTATAATGATCAAATTTTTTCCATAAAATTTTAGTGCTCTCAAAGAAAAACCTTTTATAACAGAGGCACCAATCATGATATCATGATGGTGACTTCAGGCACACCAAGTCCGATCCTGCAAGGTATCAAACTCATAACATTCAACTTGGCTCATCACTAACTTCTGTGCTGCAAATTTTTGTCCTGTTATTTGTCAAATTGGAGAATTTTTCATAATGTATTTCATTTTTCTATATATTTAGGATTTCTGATATCCAAATGAGCTCACAATGTTTAAAGGGCCAAAATAGTAAAAATGTTCATTTCaaatgtctaaaaagaaaaattaccAAATAACTTAACCTATTCAATGTTCAATGATTCAAACTAGCTCCAAATCCAGCTGTTTCAAAGTTCAAACTAGTACTTGAAAGTTAATGTTTAATTTTACCAACCAATGCCCAAGTTATCACAATAGAGAAGAACAAGCACTGATAGAAATAGCATAAGCTTGGGATGCCATTCTATTTGCAAATGCAAATATGAGGGGGGGAGATTTTTGAAACAAATTTGAAACAGAGCGCTGATCCATCAAATTTCAAAATGCCTCAAAAGGTTGTGCTGCAGAAATTCAAATCACATAAATCTTTTGTCCATATAAAATGcttatttcattttctttcacAATAGTGATGACAGAGCTGTATCTTTTGCATATTTTTAAGAATAAAGAAATTATGTTACTATGCTCACCTGCATCAGAAAAAAATCTTAAATGCTATTGAAAATAGAAGGAGCCCTTCCAAGGCaaaattatttcagaatcattaTCAAGGACCACTCGAAGTGTTACACACAAATATACAATATACAGATGGTAAAGGTCACATACAAATGTTAATCCCACCCCTTTCTAAATGCGAAGCACAAGACTTTAACCCAATAGTCCTCCAAAAGAAAGTTTTTTTGAACTGTAAATAGACCTTTTATCTTCTAATAGGGATTTTTTAGGAATTCATTCGATAGTTTTTGAATGTGCTTATTATGTttcctccctttttttttttcaatcttgaTTAGCAATCCTTGAACTTAAAATGTCTAGTGCTATATATACAAAACATTTAAACCAAAATAAGAACCACATCAAAGACAAcaaattttgaaatcaaacttATCAATAATACAATTTTGGGTCAATCAAGGATCATTTATAACCACTTATGCAGAAGTGCTTTTAAAAAAAAGTGTTGAAAGTTAAAAGTGGTGTTCggttgtatttaaaataagtgaAATTTGGAAACTTACTTTTAATATAGGGTACAATATAATTATTtgtaaacatattttaaatttaaaatactattattttttaattaacaatttcattataattattttaattatttataatgaaaatttaaatattttctattaaataaataatataagattattattttaaaattttaattaataataaccttgtaattaatgtatatttataacatattactgtcatattaaattatgataaaaaaatattattattaatttaattaataaatactTCTTGTTCAATCCAGAATTGATTTAAAATaactaatatttattttaaaatatattttaaataaaattattaatatttttacaattaaaaatttaaatcttaattatattaattttataatttaaattttaactaaCAATAATCTTgtaattaatgtatatttataatatatgattaaggcattaaattatgttaaaaatagtaagGTAAAAGGCATTCACCTTCCCCGAGGTTTGTCCAAAAAACaaggacctcccttgaggttcTTAAAATCCCACATACCTCCCCTATGAGTAATAGATAAATAACACCATCAAAAAAGAAATATTTGGACAAATTTGCACTTCGAAACTTGTCGTTTCATTTCTAGCCATCAAAATTTATCCTACCCTCTTTAGATGGATCCACCAAGCTTCACACTTTGAGGAAGTCTCATATGATAAGGGAGCCCATATTTCAACAGGTCAAGGTCGTGGGAGTTGAGAGAGTAGCCAATCACTTGTTAGAAGCATCTATTGTCGGAGTCGCACTAGTGTCCCCTAGTGGTGTTGTCATTCATGACATTTTCTGCATGAGTTTGTTGGGTGGTCCTCCACTGTAAGCATGGTTATTAAAATCGTGATGTAGATTGTACGATCATATGATTCTACAATTTCGTAACCCAAATGATCCAAGTTGCAAAAAAAATCGAAATCAAGTAGAGCCGTAAACAAATCGGTAGAATCATAGAATCAAAATCATAGAATTGTATAAGTAGAATCATACAAATCCTATTTTTTTTACCTGGATTGGGATTTTTTCCCTTTTCTGGACTTCAATAATGTGGCCCAATACATATTCTTATTCACCCAAAGGCCTGAAAATGGGTTTATGTTTGGTCCAAAGTCTTCTAGAACAGGGGCAAACTGGCTCCCAGCCTCCCATCAATGAACAGATTCAGCAGAATCTGCACTTGACTTCCCTGGAGTTCGACACCTCAGTCCTCTACTCATTGAAATTCAGCAACCCAGTACCTGAATTTCTCTCCTGTTCGACAACCAGAGAGCCCCCCATCTGGTGACTAGCGTTTGATCAAGCAGCAGCTAGCAGTCTTGCTGTTTGATCTACAgttctttggtgttcaacaacCAGAGTTCCTGGGGTTTGACAAAAACTCAGCCCTCAGTCTTCCATCTTTGGTGGTCAACAAGAACACATCAGTCCTCTTCAACACATAGTTcttgtttgatcagcagcagccaAGGAAAGATCCAATCCAGCAGGCTCAGCAGAGCTGCAGAggtatgctttgaaacaaattttttgcTTCTTGAAAAGACTCAATAGCGAACACTGTTTTTCTCCTCCTCCTTTTCTTgctcttcttatttttcttcattttattgTTCAaactttttattgtatttttaacttCTTACACTTAGTTACTAACCAAGCTTTGAGGCTTAAGACTGGTCGTAAAGTTCcacatataattttttaatatttattttacattgaaagtagaATCTTACGATTCTCAATCTGATTCTACGATTCGAACATGCAGACCCCTCCAACGATCCCACTTAGAATTCCGATTCTGACAACCTTGGCTGTAAGCCAGAGGCCTGTGTGTGGGACAAATATTGTGAGGCCCTAAATGacgtcatttttgaaaaatgcagATGACCCTCCACTGCAAATCGGAGGCCTCTGCACCCATGCAATCTTTTCTGCCTTTTGGACTCTCCCTCAGTGAGGAGTGTTGCAAGTCCTAAACAGCCCACTCTGGCAACCACTTCTTTGCTCCTCTCTTCAACCTCCATTGCACCAACAAGGCCGCCGCCAGCAACGGCACCCATAGTGTGAGAAGAAAACTTTATTAATTCTTctaaatttttgttaaatattaGAAATTTAAGGACATCCAAAAGAAGGATGAGGACAGGGGGCATAGAATGCAGGGACAGCTGGAGCTAGTGGATAGCTTCAACAGCAACTGGAGGATTGTGGGTAAAAGCTGTATGCGATTTACGGGAAGAAGGTGGTCTTTGTCTTTTCACAAACCTCAAGGGAGGCGAGTGTCTTTTCACCCgaaatagtattaataactaaattaaattttttgtttatttaatgttaatttagatTCATAGATGGTTCTTTCTATTCATtctagaatttaattatattttattaataattaataggttataatgcataatagAATAAcatatgattaatttttaattaacaatttaattaatgattatgttaactgttatttttattaacatttaaacatttttattaaataaaaataatatactattattttttgattaacaataatcttgttcttaattctTAAttctaaatttatatttataacatatgattatcataatactttatgttaaaataatattgttaattaaattagtatttttaattttaatattagtTTCAACTTATAGatgattcttcttcttcattccaaaattgaattatatttcattaataattaatatattataatacataataaaataatatattactaTCTTCGaatgtatttttttaattataaaatactcactaaatttttttatatttacaaaattaacCCCACCCATTAACAATGCCACTTATAAGTGGGCAAAAAACAATCTTAGATTGCTTCTCAAAATTCGATTAAATAATTCTCAAAAAAGTGGTTCTGGAAAAGCATTTTTTACAATAAGTGTTCGTTGAAATACAAGACAAATGTCACTTTTTTGTACGTGATCTTATTTTTAAGTGATAAGAGCTATAAGCACTTTTTTTTAAAGTGCTCCCAAACGGGGGGCTCAATCCTCCTACAAactaatttataaaaattatttagcAATATATCCTAAGATCATTGTGTAACCAATTACCATTACTATCAATCCCATTATACAAGCAAGTTCCACCAAAAACCATAAATTACTATTTCAAATACCCCCCAAAAGGTAGCCTAGTGGTAAGGGCAATCTCTAGGAATAGAGGTCAGGTCAGAAGGGTTCATCTTCTTGCAGATAAACTTTGCATTTAAGTGGATACTAGTATTTGTGGTTGCAGTGCTAGGTATCCCAAAGGTATATGGTCAATTATTGATAAGGCCCTTCATTACTAACATAGTCCAAGTACTAAATCACAACACATCAGGCCccaaaaaaaaagattttaaaataaaatgaatcaacACACAATAGCCAAGAGGCCCAAAACAAACCCTTCATGAATAAAAAGAAGAACTTTAAAATCTGCAAACATAAAAATAGAAATGCAAACAACTTACTTCCATTATAATGGTGAACACCAATCTTTCCAAGCATCGCATAATACTCAATCTCAGATTTCCTCAGCGGGGGGCAATTGTTCGAAATAATTATAAGTTTCCCTGCCATTTCAAACAACAAAATATAAGAGAAATATTGCAGCATATAAAATGAAAACCATTGAAATCTGATCTTGTTACAAATAAAAGGAGTTACTTCGCCCAGAAATCGTAGGGAAAGAAAATGAGAACTCACAAACGCGAGGAGAAAATAACTAGAAGGCAAACCTTTGGAGCTTCTGAGAGAACGAAGAACTGTTTTGTAGCCTAGCGTGTACTTGCCACTCTTCATAACGAGAGCAAGCCTGTTGTTGATGCTCTCATGCGTCTTCTTCTGCAATCATCACAAAACAGAAAACAAACCTAAATACACAAGCTGTCACTATAAACGCCTACAGAAAGTTAGGGGAATAGATCGTACAGTTTTCTTGGCAGACACCATCTTTCCTGTACCTAGGGTTTACTTTCCTGGAAAATTCTAGGAGAAATCAGAGACGGAGAAGAAACTAATGCTTCGAAATGAAGTTCATGTTTTGAGATAAAGCATGCTTGGCTAACGGCAAGAGCTTACCTCTATTAGGGTTTGCGAGACCCGAGAGGTTGTCAAGTAGAAACCCTAGAGCCCGTGCTGCTCTGCCCTGCCCTGCACTGCCCTAATGAGCAAAGTATAAATtctgtaaaacaaaaaaaaaaaaggctccgGGGGACCAAGGATTTGCTCGGaactgtcaaaaaaaaaaaaaaacaaacttgtTGCAAAttgtctattttattttttttataattctcttCTTATTTCATTTACAAGACGTTAACAACACGATCAAATTTCTAATAGTATAATAGAATTTTTTAAGTTTCGTTAGTATTATTTCAAGATAAgaatctcttctttttttttaacatttgttatcgatataactttagttttttttttttatcaaactaTATTTATGTGTTAGTtatatctcttatcttgaatatgtgtcattaaatatttttatgttgaaatatatgtggaaataacatttttattttaatatttacctaactttgaatttttatttatttttcaaagtgaTTTTATGATGTCAAATCTCGCAAAACTTGAATTCATTGCCcttgatatttttaaaagaaatgatCTACCATGTATACTTGATACTAAGATTCACTTTAATGCTATGAATCTTGAtagtacaattgaagaaggaaatcaagcatcTCTGCAGGATCACGCAAaggtaataattttttttcgaCACCATTTTCACGAAGAATGGGAAATTGAGTATTTTACTATTAAGGATCGATTAGTCCTTTAGAACAACTTGAATGAgagatatgaacaccaaaaaacggtaattcttccaaa
This window contains:
- the LOC131159774 gene encoding large ribosomal subunit protein eL30-like — protein: MVSAKKTKKTHESINNRLALVMKSGKYTLGYKTVLRSLRSSKGKLIIISNNCPPLRKSEIEYYAMLGKIGVHHYNGNNVDLGTACGKYFRVSCLSIIDPGDSDIIKSLPGDH